The proteins below come from a single Garra rufa chromosome 25, GarRuf1.0, whole genome shotgun sequence genomic window:
- the ckmt1 gene encoding creatine kinase, mitochondrial 1: protein MASNFARILSSKRKVGILSLVGAGSLTVGFFLNREQHVNAGAHVRRIFPPSAEYPDLRKHNNCMASHLTPAVYAKLCNKTTPNGYTLDEAIQTGVDNPGHPFIKTVGMVAGDEESYEVFADLFNPVIKERHNGYDPCNMKHPTDLDSSKIRGGQFDEKYVLSSRVRTGRSIRGLSLPPACTRAERREVERVVVDALAGLKADLAGKYYSLTQMTEQEQQQLIDDHFLFDKPVSPLLTCAGMARDWPDARGIWHNNEKTFLVWINEEDHTRVISMEKGGNMRRVFERFCKGLLEVERLIKEKGWEFMWNERLGYVLTCPSNLGTGLRAGVHVTLPRLSKDPRFPKILDNLRLQKRGTGGVDTAAVGNTFDISNLDRLGQSEVQLVQTVIDGVNYLIECEKKLERGQDIKIPAPISQFK from the exons ATGGCAAGCAACTTCGCACGGATTTTGTCCAGTAAAAGGAAGGTGGGAATCTTGTCGTTGGTCGGTGCTGGATCTCTGACCGTGGGATTCTTCCTGAATAGAGAGCAGCATGTCAATGCAGGAGCGCACGTTCGGAGAATCTTTCCTCCTAG TGCTGAATATCCAGATTTGCGGAAGCACAATAACTGTATGGCCAGTCACCTGACTCCCGCTGTGTACGCTAAGCTGTGTAATAAAACCACTCCGAATGGTTACACTTTGGACGAGGCTATTCAAACTGGCGTGGACAATCCAGGCCACCCATTTATTAAGACAGTAGGAATGGTGGCAGGAGATGAGGAGTCATATGAG GTCTTTGCTGACCTCTTTAACCCAGTCATCAAGGAAAGGCACAATGGTTATGACCCCTGCAACATGAAACACCCCACTGACCTGGATTCCAGTAAG ATACGGGGAGGCCAGTTCGATGAGAAGTACGTACTGTCGTCTCGAGTCAGGACCGGTAGGAGTATCCGAGGCCTGAGTCTGCCCCCGGCCTGCACCCGCGCTGAGCGCAGAGAGGTGGAGAGGGTCGTGGTTGATGCCTTGGCAGGCCTAAAAGCAGATCTGGCTGGAAAATACTACAGCCTCACTCAGATGACCGAACAAGAGCAGCAGCAGCTCATTGAT GATCACTTCCTGTTTGATAAGCCTGTATCGCCCCTGCTGACATGTGCAGGCATGGCTCGCGACTGGCCCGACGCGAGAGGCATCTG GCACAACAATGAGAAAACCTTCTTGGTGTGGATCAATGAGGAAGACCACACTCGTGTGATCTCCATGGAGAAAGGAGGCAACATGAGGAGGGTCTTTGAGCGCTTCTGCAAGGGACTTCTAGAG GTTGAGAGACTAATTAAGGAGAAGGGTTGGGAATTCATGTGGAACGAGCGTCTTGGTTACGTTCTCACCTGTCCATCAAACCTGGGCACAGGGCTACGAGCTGGCGTCCATGTTACTCTTCCTCGCCTCAGCAAG GACCCTCGTTTCCCTAAGATCCTGGATAACCTGCGGCTGCAGAAAAGAGGGACTGGAGGAGTGGACACTGCAGCTGTTGGAAACACTTTCGATATTTCCAATCTGGACAGGCTGGGCCAATCAGAG GTCCAGCTGGTTCAGACTGTGATAGATGGAGTGAACTATCTCATTGAATGCGAGAAGAAACTGGAGAGAGGCCAAGACATCAAAATCCCAGCCCCCATCAGCCAGTTTAAGTAG